The following are encoded together in the Xanthomonas vesicatoria ATCC 35937 genome:
- a CDS encoding TonB-dependent receptor plug domain-containing protein has protein sequence MNCKSSPLAVAVVVALSFSASTAVAQSQAPTQKTLDTLIVTGTRVADRTVAESASPIDIISPQALESTGTTELATALSRAIPSLNFPRPAISDGSDAVRPAQLRGLSPDQVLVLVNGKRYHSTALINLNDTQGRGSSPADLNTIPIAAVERIEVLRDGASAQYGSDAIAGVINIVLKGSGEGGSVNGRYGKYSAGDGEQYQLSGDAGFSFAGTGKVHLAAQAGHSDQTNRALPFGGRVEQRYGDPEIDQGAISFNGEYSPTDYLTFYSFGMVSRREVLSNGYFRFAGDNRNRPEIYPDGFLPQIYNVSKDVSWVGGLKTSTEGGLNIDLSYNYGQNNLTFDVRNSLNNSLGLASPTDFHAGTLEVTQNVLNADFTKTLDWGLAYPVTLAFGAEWRGEKFNQSPGDAASSANGGIPSANGALIPGAQVFPGFKLSDAGYYNRNSHSAYVDLEADLTEKFSAGLAGRYEKYSDFGDTATGKLSLRYAFTDKVALRATASTGFRAPSLQQQNFQSIATQFLNVAQPNGSVTAIPFEIGTFRTDNPAAIALGAEPLKAEESKNYGLGVVLQPVENLYITVDAYRIEIDDRIVLSENLTSTAARNYLQANGFPGIGGGRYFTNAVDTKTQGVDAVGTYRWALDGGSAELTTGYNYNKTEVERIAANPAALEAIDPGAVRIGRAELGRITEGTPRDKFFLGGTWSPGNWSFTGTATRWGEFSTFGTNAGSDQTYAAKWTLDLAASYKLGAWNFTVGGDNVLNEYPDRQEAGLGTRTYLPYSSASPFGFNGALVYANVNYKW, from the coding sequence ATGAATTGCAAGTCCAGTCCACTCGCAGTCGCTGTTGTTGTTGCCTTGTCGTTTTCCGCTTCAACCGCAGTTGCGCAGTCGCAAGCTCCCACCCAGAAAACCCTCGACACGCTGATCGTGACCGGTACGCGCGTGGCCGACCGCACCGTGGCCGAATCGGCATCGCCGATCGACATCATTTCGCCACAGGCATTGGAATCGACCGGCACCACCGAGTTGGCTACCGCGCTGTCACGCGCGATCCCCTCGCTCAATTTCCCGCGCCCCGCCATCTCCGACGGTTCGGACGCGGTGCGCCCCGCGCAGCTGCGGGGCCTGTCGCCCGATCAGGTGCTGGTGCTGGTCAACGGCAAGCGCTATCACAGCACCGCGCTGATCAACCTCAACGACACCCAAGGCCGCGGGTCATCGCCGGCAGACCTCAACACCATCCCGATCGCGGCAGTGGAGCGCATCGAAGTGCTGCGCGACGGTGCGTCGGCGCAATACGGCTCCGATGCGATTGCTGGCGTGATCAACATCGTGCTCAAGGGAAGCGGCGAAGGCGGCAGCGTCAATGGTCGCTATGGTAAATACAGCGCCGGCGATGGCGAGCAATACCAGCTGTCCGGCGATGCCGGTTTCAGCTTCGCCGGCACCGGCAAGGTGCATCTGGCCGCGCAGGCCGGGCATTCGGACCAGACCAATCGCGCGTTGCCGTTCGGCGGCCGCGTGGAGCAGCGTTACGGCGACCCGGAGATCGACCAGGGCGCCATCTCGTTCAACGGCGAATACAGCCCCACCGATTACCTCACTTTCTATTCGTTCGGCATGGTCAGCCGCCGCGAAGTGCTGTCCAACGGCTATTTCCGTTTTGCCGGCGACAACCGCAACCGCCCGGAAATCTATCCGGACGGCTTCCTGCCGCAGATCTACAACGTCAGCAAGGACGTGTCGTGGGTGGGCGGGTTGAAGACCTCCACCGAAGGCGGCTTGAACATCGATCTGAGCTACAACTACGGCCAGAACAATCTCACCTTCGATGTACGTAACAGCTTGAACAACAGTTTAGGGCTGGCCAGCCCGACCGACTTCCATGCCGGTACGCTGGAAGTCACCCAGAACGTGCTCAACGCCGACTTCACCAAGACGCTCGATTGGGGCCTGGCCTACCCGGTCACGCTGGCCTTCGGCGCGGAATGGCGCGGCGAGAAGTTCAATCAATCGCCTGGCGATGCAGCATCGTCGGCCAACGGCGGCATTCCCTCCGCCAACGGTGCGTTGATTCCCGGCGCGCAGGTGTTCCCGGGCTTCAAGTTGTCCGATGCCGGCTACTACAATCGCAACAGTCATTCGGCCTATGTGGATCTGGAAGCGGATCTGACCGAGAAGTTCTCCGCCGGCCTCGCCGGGCGCTACGAGAAGTACAGCGACTTCGGCGACACCGCTACCGGCAAGCTGTCGCTGCGCTATGCGTTCACCGACAAGGTGGCGCTGCGTGCCACCGCCTCCACCGGCTTCCGCGCACCATCGCTGCAGCAGCAGAACTTCCAGTCGATCGCCACGCAGTTCCTCAACGTGGCGCAGCCCAACGGCTCGGTGACCGCGATTCCGTTCGAGATCGGCACCTTCCGCACCGACAACCCGGCCGCGATCGCGCTCGGCGCCGAACCGCTCAAGGCCGAGGAATCCAAGAACTACGGGTTGGGCGTGGTGTTGCAGCCGGTGGAGAACCTGTACATCACCGTCGATGCCTATCGCATCGAGATCGACGACCGCATCGTGCTGTCGGAGAACCTGACCTCTACCGCAGCGCGTAATTATCTGCAGGCCAATGGCTTCCCGGGGATCGGCGGCGGGCGCTACTTTACCAATGCCGTGGATACCAAGACCCAGGGTGTGGATGCGGTCGGCACCTATCGCTGGGCCCTCGATGGTGGCAGCGCAGAGCTGACCACCGGCTACAACTACAACAAGACCGAAGTCGAACGCATCGCCGCCAACCCGGCTGCACTGGAAGCCATCGACCCGGGTGCAGTGCGTATCGGCCGTGCAGAACTCGGCCGCATCACCGAAGGCACGCCACGCGACAAGTTCTTCCTGGGCGGAACCTGGTCGCCGGGCAACTGGTCGTTCACCGGCACCGCCACACGCTGGGGCGAGTTCAGCACCTTCGGCACCAACGCCGGCAGCGACCAGACCTATGCAGCGAAGTGGACGCTGGATCTGGCCGCGTCCTACAAGCTGGGTGCGTGGAACTTCACCGTCGGTGGCGACAACGTGCTCAACGAATATCCGGACCGCCAGGAAGCCGGGCTCGGCACGCGCACCTATCTGCCCTACAGCAGCGCTTCGCCGTTCGGTTTCAACGGCGCGCTGGTGTACGCCAACGTGAACTACAAGTGGTAA